The following are from one region of the Lacinutrix sp. Bg11-31 genome:
- a CDS encoding PIG-L family deacetylase produces MSKTIASLLFICIFSINSFAQQPKKLNASEIYQSIEKLNFLGSVLYVAAHPDDENTRLISYMANHVKARTAYLSLTRGDGGQNLIGPEIRELLGVIRTQELLTARQIDGGEQRFTRANDFGYSKHPDETLAIWNKEEVLSDVVLAIRQFKPDVIINRFDHRSPGSTHGHHTSSAMLSFEAFDIAGDATVYPNQVKQYGTWQPKREFFNTSYWFYGSQEKFDAADKSNLLNFDVGEYYPSSGLSNTEIASLSRSQHKSQGFGNTGTRGEQIEYIELVKGEMPKDKNNIFDGIDTSWHRVKGGKAIGKILEKVQVDYNFNNPSASLKALMSAYTLIQNLEDSHWKINKTEEIKDIISACSGLYLEAVAKESTSTLNNKIQLNIEAINRSASSIELLSLTKSDDGKTISKNINLANNVSKKDALEYYISNEDNYSVPYWLEEKGTLGMYKVKNKDWIGLPETLTTATVKFNLKIEGTPISFTKAIIYKTNDPVKGEVYKPFEIIPEASAKILEKVIIFANDSQKEIPVVVKAGRDNLEGYITLNYPKGWRVFPKQQKINIEHKGQEQTVFFTIIPPKNQNEGTITPKVTIGNKVYTKELIEIDYDHIPFQTVLLPSETKIVRLDIKKRGENIAYIEGAGDVVPESLKQIGYNVVIISPEDITTENLNRFDAVVVGIRAYNTVEALNYRQEALFDFVKNGGNMIVQYNTSHRIKVDNIAPYSLTLSRDRVTDEFADVTFVNPNHEVLNSPNKITQEDFKGWTQERGLYFPKEWSSEFTPILSMHDKGETAKTGSLLVAKHGKGHYIYTGLSFFREFPAGVSGAYRLFANMLSIGKEDIANESKIKN; encoded by the coding sequence ATGTCAAAAACTATTGCTTCACTCCTATTTATTTGCATTTTTTCAATAAATAGTTTCGCTCAACAACCAAAAAAACTCAATGCATCAGAAATATACCAATCTATAGAAAAACTAAATTTCTTAGGTTCGGTTTTATATGTTGCGGCACATCCAGACGACGAAAATACAAGGCTTATTTCTTACATGGCAAACCATGTAAAAGCAAGAACTGCTTATTTATCTTTAACGCGTGGTGATGGCGGGCAAAACCTTATTGGACCAGAAATTAGAGAACTTTTAGGCGTTATTAGAACTCAAGAATTACTAACTGCTAGACAAATAGATGGTGGAGAACAGCGTTTTACAAGAGCTAATGATTTTGGCTACTCTAAGCATCCTGACGAAACTTTAGCCATTTGGAATAAAGAAGAAGTATTAAGCGATGTTGTGTTGGCTATTCGTCAATTTAAGCCAGATGTTATTATTAACCGTTTCGACCATAGAAGCCCAGGTTCTACTCATGGTCATCATACAAGTTCTGCAATGTTAAGCTTTGAAGCTTTCGATATTGCAGGAGATGCAACCGTTTATCCAAATCAAGTAAAACAATATGGCACTTGGCAACCAAAACGAGAGTTTTTTAATACCTCTTACTGGTTTTACGGTAGTCAAGAAAAATTTGATGCAGCAGATAAATCTAATTTATTAAATTTTGATGTTGGTGAATATTATCCAAGTTCTGGATTAAGTAATACCGAAATAGCTTCTTTAAGTCGTAGTCAACATAAATCTCAAGGTTTTGGTAATACTGGAACTCGTGGAGAACAAATAGAATATATAGAATTAGTTAAAGGTGAAATGCCAAAAGATAAAAACAATATTTTTGATGGTATAGATACTTCATGGCATCGTGTAAAAGGCGGAAAAGCGATTGGTAAAATTTTAGAGAAAGTACAAGTAGATTATAACTTTAATAATCCATCAGCATCTTTAAAAGCGTTAATGAGTGCTTATACTTTAATTCAAAATTTAGAAGACAGCCATTGGAAAATAAATAAAACTGAAGAAATAAAAGACATCATCTCGGCTTGTAGCGGATTGTATTTAGAAGCTGTAGCTAAGGAAAGTACAAGTACTTTAAACAATAAAATTCAGTTAAATATTGAAGCAATAAACAGAAGCGCTTCTAGTATAGAATTACTATCGCTTACTAAATCTGATGATGGAAAAACAATCTCTAAAAACATCAATTTAGCTAATAATGTTTCTAAAAAAGATGCATTAGAATATTACATTTCTAACGAAGACAATTATTCGGTTCCATATTGGTTAGAAGAAAAAGGAACTTTAGGAATGTATAAGGTGAAAAATAAAGATTGGATTGGTTTACCTGAAACATTAACAACTGCAACTGTAAAATTCAATTTAAAAATTGAAGGCACTCCTATTTCTTTTACAAAAGCAATTATCTATAAAACCAACGATCCTGTAAAAGGAGAAGTTTATAAACCTTTTGAGATTATTCCAGAAGCTTCTGCTAAAATTTTAGAAAAAGTAATCATTTTCGCAAACGATTCTCAAAAAGAAATACCTGTTGTAGTTAAAGCAGGACGAGATAATTTAGAAGGTTATATTACCTTAAATTACCCAAAAGGATGGCGTGTTTTTCCGAAGCAACAAAAAATAAATATAGAACACAAAGGTCAAGAACAAACAGTATTTTTTACTATTATTCCTCCTAAAAACCAAAATGAAGGCACTATAACTCCTAAAGTTACAATTGGTAATAAAGTGTACACAAAAGAATTAATAGAGATTGATTACGACCATATTCCGTTTCAAACCGTGTTGTTACCAAGCGAAACAAAAATTGTGCGTTTAGACATTAAAAAACGAGGCGAAAATATTGCATACATTGAAGGTGCTGGAGATGTTGTACCAGAAAGCTTAAAGCAAATTGGATATAATGTGGTTATTATTTCGCCAGAAGATATTACAACAGAAAACTTAAATAGATTTGATGCTGTTGTAGTTGGTATTAGAGCTTATAACACCGTTGAAGCCTTAAATTATAGACAAGAAGCGCTATTCGATTTTGTAAAAAATGGTGGTAATATGATTGTGCAATACAATACAAGCCATAGAATTAAAGTAGATAATATTGCACCTTATAGTTTAACACTTTCTAGAGACAGAGTTACAGACGAGTTTGCAGATGTTACTTTTGTAAATCCTAATCACGAAGTACTAAACAGCCCAAATAAAATTACTCAAGAAGATTTTAAAGGTTGGACACAAGAACGTGGTTTGTATTTTCCTAAAGAATGGTCTAGCGAGTTCACTCCAATTCTATCCATGCACGATAAAGGAGAAACAGCAAAAACAGGAAGTTTACTAGTAGCAAAACATGGAAAAGGACATTATATTTATACAGGTTTAAGTTTCTTTAGAGAGTTTCCTGCAGGTGTTTCTGGTGCTTATAGATTGTTTGCAAATATGTTGAGTATTGGAAAAGAAGATATCGCTAATGAATCTAAAATAAAGAACTAA
- a CDS encoding C40 family peptidase, with protein sequence MQYGICNLSIVPLRLEASDTSELVSQVLYGDIFKITEMRKSWCKIRLAFDKYEGWIDTKQYFEISKEDYDILREESPKLSSDLIEFIEDKNQQLYAIPLGSQLNSLSLLEHTFEGELTQGKKEKNQLITSAFNYLNAPYLWGGKTPFGIDCSGFTQMVYKMNGYKLLRDASQQATQGEALSFIEESEPGDLAFFDNAEGNIVHVGIIMEDNYIIHAHGKVRIDRLDHSGIYNVDTKMHTHKLRVIKKII encoded by the coding sequence ATGCAATACGGCATTTGTAATTTAAGCATTGTCCCTTTAAGACTTGAAGCTAGCGATACCAGTGAATTGGTATCGCAAGTTTTATATGGAGATATATTTAAAATTACTGAAATGCGCAAATCTTGGTGTAAAATAAGGTTGGCTTTCGATAAATATGAAGGCTGGATTGACACCAAACAATATTTTGAAATTAGTAAAGAAGATTACGATATTTTACGTGAAGAATCGCCTAAACTGTCTTCAGATTTAATAGAATTTATTGAAGACAAAAACCAGCAACTCTACGCTATCCCTTTAGGTTCTCAACTTAATAGTTTATCTCTGTTAGAACATACTTTTGAAGGTGAACTTACTCAAGGGAAAAAAGAGAAAAACCAACTTATTACTTCTGCTTTTAACTATTTAAACGCACCATATCTTTGGGGCGGAAAAACACCTTTTGGCATAGACTGCTCTGGTTTTACACAAATGGTATATAAAATGAATGGTTATAAATTACTTCGTGATGCCTCACAACAAGCAACTCAAGGTGAAGCCTTAAGTTTTATTGAAGAAAGTGAGCCTGGAGATTTAGCCTTTTTCGATAATGCAGAAGGAAACATAGTGCACGTAGGTATTATTATGGAAGACAATTACATTATTCACGCTCATGGAAAAGTAAGAATAGATAGATTAGATCATTCTGGTATTTATAATGTGGATACAAAAATGCATACACACAAACTACGTGTTATAAAAAAAATAATCTAA